The following coding sequences lie in one Leptospira hartskeerlii genomic window:
- a CDS encoding PLP-dependent aminotransferase family protein: MGKLIIENRSEIFRPSARTERTPASVTRDILKVIDTPGMISFAGGLPDDTLFPIQDLKNIFETSVSKKGPKLFQYADTQGHSDLRAWITERYYPGSSAEEILLTSGSQQALDLLSRYFIEEGSPILLERPSYLGAIQVFSSYAPLFIGINYTEEGPDIEELKYALTTSSERPKFFYCIPDFQNPSSYSYSLEIRNSLSKLLLENGVPILEDTAYRELYFQEQLPISLCEIGPEHTISIGTFSKTLAPGLRVGWIKAPKKILKDLIVQKQSMDLHSATLNQELVYGFVSSSKYEEHLSLIRKSYRRKSEHTFDCFRKNFGDSLPLQISKGGLFYWLEFPQEIDTDLLFQKCLEKGLATVPGSSFFVGKPERNHLRWNFSNASEEETKIGVERLFEVYREMS; the protein is encoded by the coding sequence ATGGGCAAGTTAATTATAGAAAATAGATCCGAAATTTTTAGACCTTCTGCAAGAACTGAAAGAACTCCTGCATCGGTTACTAGAGATATATTAAAGGTGATCGATACACCCGGAATGATCTCGTTCGCAGGAGGACTTCCGGATGATACTTTATTTCCGATCCAAGATCTAAAAAATATTTTCGAAACTTCTGTTTCTAAAAAAGGCCCAAAACTATTCCAATACGCGGACACTCAGGGACATTCCGACTTACGTGCTTGGATTACGGAGAGATATTATCCAGGTTCCTCGGCAGAAGAAATTCTTTTGACCTCCGGTTCTCAACAAGCATTAGATCTACTCAGTCGTTATTTTATAGAAGAGGGATCACCTATTCTTTTAGAAAGACCGAGTTATTTAGGAGCCATTCAAGTATTCTCATCTTACGCGCCATTATTCATAGGCATCAATTATACGGAAGAAGGTCCGGACATCGAAGAATTAAAATACGCGCTGACAACTTCTTCTGAAAGACCTAAATTCTTTTATTGCATACCTGATTTCCAAAACCCTTCTTCCTATTCTTATTCATTAGAGATCAGAAATTCGCTTTCTAAATTACTTTTAGAGAACGGAGTTCCGATCTTAGAGGATACCGCTTATAGAGAATTATACTTCCAAGAACAACTTCCAATTTCTTTATGTGAAATAGGCCCGGAACATACGATCTCCATCGGCACATTCTCCAAAACACTTGCACCGGGATTGAGAGTAGGATGGATCAAGGCACCTAAAAAGATCCTGAAAGATCTAATCGTGCAAAAACAATCCATGGACTTACATTCCGCCACTTTAAATCAGGAACTAGTCTACGGATTTGTATCCTCTTCAAAATATGAAGAACATCTTTCTTTAATCAGAAAATCCTACCGAAGAAAGTCAGAACATACATTCGATTGTTTTCGGAAAAATTTCGGTGATTCTCTTCCGTTACAAATTTCTAAAGGAGGATTATTTTATTGGTTGGAATTCCCACAAGAGATCGACACGGATCTTCTTTTTCAAAAATGTTTGGAGAAAGGGCTCGCTACGGTTCCGGGATCATCCTTCTTCGTTGGCAAACCGGAAAGAAATCATCTACGCTGGAACTTCTCTAACGCTTCTGAAGAAGAAACAAAAATCGGAGTAGAAAGATTGTTCGAAGTTTATCGGGAAATGAGCTAG
- a CDS encoding PLP-dependent aminotransferase family protein has product MTDTDRLLTKYSKIANSLIGRIESGEFPPGSKLPSLRKICLFEECNLSTAVEAFGILQERGFINGRERSGYFVLPRPELYPKYKLEKPVRVPNPSVPEEVSSLMSELADPGFIPFGAAVPDPQFLPYSSLQKSYKKSLKDSQVYKYSDAAGILELRKKIAIRSSGKERRIRPEEVFITLGCSEAAFLALSLSTKPGDKVAVESPLHFVLYQILSELKLKAIEIPTDPLTGLDLKSYISVIKKESPKFLITIPTFSNPTGSLMPLESKKELLKISSKYGVKILEDDIYGDLQHNGNIRPPSLLSLDTEGIITQVSSLSKSVNPGLRIGWMISERSKVENARRLRLAEAISLPAVPQLASSYFIGSLAHERHLREFRRRLGGLVLAYADSFLEYFPKGTKVAIPKGGFLLWIELPKGKDSRVLRFQAAKKKISLVPGNLFSLSGKYVNNFRINAGVLMGPKVISAIQTLGKIAKEI; this is encoded by the coding sequence ATGACCGATACAGATAGGCTTCTTACTAAATATTCTAAAATTGCAAATTCTTTGATCGGAAGGATAGAATCAGGTGAATTTCCTCCAGGTTCTAAATTGCCTTCTCTGCGAAAAATCTGTTTATTTGAGGAATGTAATCTTTCTACTGCGGTAGAGGCGTTTGGCATTCTTCAAGAAAGAGGTTTTATTAATGGAAGAGAAAGATCCGGCTATTTTGTTCTTCCTCGGCCGGAGCTATATCCTAAATACAAATTAGAAAAACCTGTAAGAGTTCCGAATCCTTCTGTTCCGGAAGAAGTAAGCTCTTTGATGTCTGAACTTGCAGATCCAGGTTTTATACCGTTCGGTGCAGCGGTTCCAGATCCTCAGTTTTTGCCGTATTCTTCTCTACAAAAATCATATAAGAAATCCTTAAAAGACTCTCAGGTTTATAAATATTCGGATGCCGCCGGTATTTTGGAACTTAGGAAAAAAATTGCGATTCGCTCTTCCGGCAAGGAAAGAAGGATCCGTCCTGAAGAAGTATTTATTACCTTGGGTTGTTCGGAAGCTGCGTTTTTAGCTTTGAGTCTTTCTACAAAACCGGGTGATAAGGTTGCAGTGGAGAGCCCTCTTCATTTTGTTTTATATCAAATTCTTTCCGAGTTAAAACTAAAAGCGATCGAGATACCTACTGATCCTTTGACAGGTCTAGATCTTAAATCTTATATTTCCGTAATAAAGAAAGAATCTCCTAAGTTCTTAATTACAATTCCAACTTTTTCGAATCCAACCGGAAGTCTTATGCCTTTGGAATCCAAAAAGGAACTTCTAAAAATTTCTTCTAAATATGGCGTGAAAATTCTTGAAGACGATATTTATGGAGACTTGCAGCATAACGGAAACATTCGTCCTCCTTCTTTATTGTCTTTGGATACGGAAGGCATTATTACTCAAGTTTCTTCTCTTTCCAAATCCGTGAATCCGGGTCTTAGGATCGGTTGGATGATTAGCGAGCGGAGTAAGGTGGAGAATGCTAGGCGCCTTCGTTTAGCGGAGGCAATTTCTTTACCTGCGGTCCCTCAACTTGCTTCTTCTTATTTTATAGGATCTCTCGCTCATGAAAGACATTTGAGAGAATTTAGGCGAAGGCTGGGAGGTTTGGTACTCGCTTACGCGGATTCTTTTTTGGAATATTTCCCGAAAGGAACTAAGGTCGCTATTCCGAAAGGAGGGTTTCTTCTTTGGATAGAACTTCCTAAAGGAAAAGATTCTAGAGTTCTTAGATTCCAAGCTGCGAAAAAGAAGATCAGTCTTGTCCCGGGAAATCTCTTCTCTCTTTCCGGAAAATATGTGAACAATTTTAGGATCAATGCAGGAGTTCTAATGGGTCCCAAAGTAATCTCTGCCATCCAGACCCTCGGAAAAATCGCAAAAGAAATTTAG
- a CDS encoding DUF2804 domain-containing protein, whose translation MNLETEIQQPTILCDPSGKVNRNAIGWSKTPLHRCNVKGHWLRKKKWNYWCFYDQNFLASFTVSDIDYAGVIFCYWLDRRTGEFQEATVITPFGKGTLLGQTVSSNARYEGKEGFLDFHIDEDGNYKIKVDFLKGTRKSMKADLTLEVPNQWESLNVVVPWTRNRFQFTHKLFGLGAKGKVATASQTYEFSPKNSFGVLDYGRGVWPYFSKWNWASMSYRPGGNEVYGMNLGAGWTDGTGTTENALLINGRIYKIPSVIAFEFDKKDPKKPWMIYSKESKAVELVFTPDFHRKAYSNMGLISSKVNQMIGSFDGVFRIGKSEFRIESGQGWAEDHIARW comes from the coding sequence ATGAATTTAGAAACGGAAATCCAACAACCTACCATTTTATGCGATCCTTCCGGTAAAGTGAATCGGAATGCGATTGGCTGGTCCAAAACTCCCTTACATAGATGCAATGTAAAAGGCCACTGGCTTCGTAAGAAAAAATGGAATTACTGGTGTTTTTACGATCAAAATTTTTTGGCTTCTTTCACTGTTTCGGATATTGATTATGCAGGTGTGATCTTTTGTTATTGGTTGGACAGAAGGACCGGAGAATTCCAAGAAGCCACTGTAATCACTCCTTTTGGTAAGGGAACATTGCTCGGACAAACGGTTTCTAGCAATGCTCGTTACGAAGGTAAAGAAGGATTTTTAGATTTCCATATAGACGAAGATGGAAATTACAAGATCAAAGTAGACTTCCTCAAAGGAACTCGCAAGTCTATGAAAGCGGATCTTACATTAGAAGTTCCTAATCAATGGGAAAGTTTGAACGTTGTAGTTCCTTGGACCAGAAATCGTTTTCAATTCACTCATAAATTATTCGGATTAGGGGCAAAAGGAAAAGTTGCCACCGCTTCTCAAACATATGAATTTAGTCCTAAAAATTCATTCGGAGTTTTGGATTACGGAAGAGGGGTTTGGCCTTATTTCAGCAAATGGAACTGGGCTTCTATGTCTTATCGTCCTGGTGGAAACGAAGTATATGGAATGAACTTGGGTGCCGGTTGGACGGATGGAACGGGAACTACTGAAAATGCTCTTCTTATAAATGGCAGAATTTATAAAATTCCTTCCGTGATCGCTTTTGAATTCGATAAAAAAGATCCTAAAAAACCTTGGATGATCTATTCCAAAGAAAGTAAAGCTGTGGAGCTTGTATTTACTCCTGATTTTCATAGAAAGGCATATTCCAATATGGGTTTAATCTCTTCTAAAGTAAATCAGATGATCGGAAGTTTTGACGGTGTTTTCCGGATCGGCAAAAGTGAATTTAGGATTGAAAGCGGACAGGGCTGGGCAGAAGATCATATCGCTCGTTGGTAG
- a CDS encoding PPK2 family polyphosphate kinase, whose translation MIQLSEYSTEPDKDLSKEKAEELRLKELERIEELQIRLFASKKKSLLIILQGVDASGKDGTVKKLFSVLNPLGCTCKAWKAPTPEELSRDFLWRIHKELPGKGWIQIFNRSHYEDILVPFVYENLSKDKLKERLEFIDSFEEFVSKENHTHILKFFLHISQEEQIKRIEERLSNPEKNWKFDPSDLEAHKNFKKYLDAYEWIFSHSKNRFPWVIVPSDKKWYRDYLIAKSVRKELEDMDLKYPKLEVQPERDLI comes from the coding sequence ATGATCCAACTTTCAGAATATTCCACTGAACCGGACAAAGATCTTTCCAAAGAAAAAGCGGAAGAACTTCGTCTCAAGGAATTGGAAAGGATAGAAGAATTACAGATCCGTCTTTTTGCTAGTAAAAAGAAATCCTTGCTTATCATTCTTCAGGGAGTGGATGCATCCGGGAAAGATGGAACTGTCAAAAAACTTTTCTCAGTCTTAAATCCGTTAGGCTGTACCTGCAAGGCATGGAAGGCGCCGACTCCGGAAGAATTGAGTCGTGATTTTCTCTGGAGAATTCATAAAGAACTTCCCGGGAAGGGTTGGATCCAAATTTTCAACCGTTCTCATTATGAGGACATACTCGTTCCTTTCGTTTATGAAAATTTATCTAAGGATAAGCTAAAAGAAAGATTAGAGTTCATCGATTCTTTCGAAGAGTTTGTTTCCAAGGAAAACCATACTCACATTTTGAAATTCTTCCTACATATTTCCCAAGAAGAGCAGATTAAAAGAATAGAAGAGAGATTATCCAATCCTGAAAAGAATTGGAAGTTTGATCCAAGCGATTTAGAAGCTCACAAAAATTTTAAAAAGTATCTAGATGCCTACGAGTGGATATTCTCCCATTCTAAGAATCGCTTTCCCTGGGTGATCGTTCCTTCCGACAAAAAATGGTACAGAGATTATCTGATCGCTAAGTCCGTTCGCAAGGAATTGGAGGATATGGATCTCAAATATCCTAAGTTGGAAGTCCAACCAGAGAGAGATCTGATCTAG
- a CDS encoding phasin-related domain-containing protein — protein sequence MEKQLLDILNAGIGLLKSGQEGLDKAKVDLEKTYGELVAKGAADNSEGSVKIRETVDKLLNEIKEVSTVAGKNYEETRGKIVEKYNQISEEIKKRVPEGQLDAVKAKLTEVAETIKATAKGKA from the coding sequence ATGGAAAAACAATTGTTGGACATTCTTAACGCCGGAATCGGACTTTTGAAATCTGGACAAGAAGGATTAGACAAAGCGAAAGTGGATTTAGAAAAAACCTACGGAGAATTAGTAGCTAAAGGCGCTGCAGACAATTCTGAAGGTTCCGTAAAAATTCGCGAAACTGTGGATAAACTTTTGAACGAGATCAAAGAAGTTTCCACTGTTGCCGGTAAAAACTACGAAGAAACTCGTGGCAAAATCGTTGAGAAGTACAATCAAATCTCCGAAGAGATCAAAAAACGCGTTCCAGAAGGACAATTAGATGCTGTTAAAGCTAAATTGACCGAAGTGGCTGAGACTATCAAAGCTACCGCAAAAGGAAAAGCGTAA
- a CDS encoding glycerophosphodiester phosphodiesterase, translated as MNSDPFLIPKPWVIAHRGDSGEYPENTMSSFRNAWELKADWIELDIIHSSDGKIVVIHDDTLDRTTDQKGEVKLLPFNTIRKADAGSWKDPRFKGEKVPDLWEVWDYLKSKNIGLNVEIKSGAYEEIPIDIAIEQELIDYTKQNSLFHKTLFSSFCWDSLVRIRELSVEAKLGILIGDETSSWMDALELGFRLNAFSLNLSAKGLDKETVSKIQKEGFNVLVYTLNTEEELKFGIDLGVDGIFTNYPKRMRSLLT; from the coding sequence ATGAATTCGGATCCGTTCCTTATTCCTAAACCATGGGTAATCGCTCATAGAGGAGACAGCGGAGAATATCCTGAAAATACTATGAGTTCTTTTCGGAATGCCTGGGAACTCAAGGCGGATTGGATTGAGTTAGATATCATTCATTCTTCCGATGGAAAGATAGTAGTCATTCACGATGATACCTTGGATAGAACTACGGATCAAAAAGGAGAAGTGAAACTTCTTCCATTTAATACGATCCGTAAAGCAGACGCAGGTTCATGGAAAGACCCAAGGTTTAAAGGGGAGAAGGTGCCGGATCTTTGGGAGGTCTGGGACTACCTGAAGTCCAAAAATATAGGACTGAACGTTGAGATCAAGTCCGGTGCTTACGAAGAGATCCCGATCGATATCGCTATTGAACAAGAACTTATAGATTATACAAAACAAAATTCTCTATTTCACAAAACCTTGTTCTCTTCTTTTTGTTGGGACTCTTTGGTGCGTATTAGAGAGTTATCCGTAGAGGCAAAGCTTGGTATCTTGATAGGCGATGAAACTTCCTCTTGGATGGACGCACTAGAGCTTGGTTTTAGATTGAACGCATTTAGTTTGAATCTTTCTGCAAAGGGTTTGGATAAAGAGACTGTTTCCAAGATCCAGAAAGAAGGGTTTAATGTCTTGGTTTATACCCTGAATACGGAAGAAGAGTTGAAGTTCGGAATAGACTTAGGCGTAGACGGGATCTTTACGAATTATCCTAAAAGAATGAGATCTTTGCTTACTTGA
- a CDS encoding LIC10235 family protein, with protein sequence MKPKKVTNDDLEKIIAGVKTQAVEAIGNYLYKGFRIQVSKYNLSGAERVQLLYQRRRKEGLCIVCGTKVGKKNPSTGRLYRLCEFHRKKIDKKK encoded by the coding sequence ATGAAACCAAAGAAAGTCACTAACGATGATTTGGAAAAGATCATCGCCGGGGTAAAAACTCAAGCTGTTGAAGCTATAGGTAATTACCTCTATAAAGGATTTCGCATTCAGGTTAGTAAATACAACCTGTCTGGGGCGGAGAGGGTTCAGCTCCTTTATCAAAGGAGAAGGAAAGAAGGTCTTTGTATCGTCTGCGGCACTAAAGTAGGTAAAAAAAATCCTTCTACTGGCAGGTTGTATCGCCTCTGCGAATTCCACCGGAAGAAAATAGATAAAAAAAAGTAA
- a CDS encoding tetratricopeptide repeat protein, with the protein MFRIAEEAYKDRRFYRAAESLRNFLVLYPGNSKKNRVLSLLKDCFLKLDRPEKALEVSLDLYKMEPTGEFGLESYLEAGRLLAKMGEIDQAKQIFSSICRQSYSRAMAEKAALEFSGIDLLSDGEESSPEGESCREK; encoded by the coding sequence TTGTTTAGAATTGCTGAAGAAGCCTATAAGGACCGCCGCTTCTATCGGGCAGCGGAAAGTCTTCGCAACTTCCTGGTTCTTTATCCTGGAAATTCTAAAAAAAACAGGGTGCTAAGCCTTCTCAAAGATTGTTTTTTGAAGTTGGATCGCCCTGAGAAAGCTTTAGAAGTAAGTCTGGATCTTTATAAAATGGAACCGACTGGAGAATTCGGGTTAGAATCCTACTTGGAAGCAGGGCGCCTTCTGGCCAAGATGGGAGAAATCGACCAGGCGAAGCAGATTTTCTCCTCTATTTGCAGACAATCTTACTCCAGAGCAATGGCAGAAAAAGCCGCCCTGGAATTTTCCGGTATCGATTTACTTTCGGATGGGGAAGAATCTTCTCCGGAAGGGGAATCTTGTCGCGAAAAATAA
- a CDS encoding Crp/Fnr family transcriptional regulator, whose amino-acid sequence MSNGFFQIVNYPKGSYVIVEGKKEAHNFFIIRQGKVRVTRENQVVGEDPNQLLGPGDFFGVVAAMSQHAQIESAIALTDVSLIQVSYDQFGTLIQKNTPVAMKIIRYFSMKLRQFDSTITRLSFRTAVEEDPNQLFAIGEYYFNQKNTLHAAYAFQKYLQYLPNGQFATQAKLKLQTVNQPVAPPPIDYTKFNRSYGDNEMIFCEHEPGRELYIIQHGRVKITKIVDSNEVLLAVLQSGDIFGEMALLDNKPRSASAIAWGEVQLLAINKANFEGMVKAQPQLATRLITLLSERIWTAYKQLANLLISDPQGRVADTLLTLVEKNRVKVIPKSTYNFEIGTKDLIKMVGLTYPKDENLVLDLISKNKFIKLDQGKISCTDLVELEKLVQAFRKKSQIDAKIKKRA is encoded by the coding sequence ATGTCCAACGGCTTCTTTCAAATCGTGAATTACCCGAAAGGGTCCTATGTCATCGTCGAAGGCAAGAAAGAAGCCCATAATTTCTTTATTATCCGACAAGGCAAGGTCAGGGTCACCCGCGAAAACCAAGTAGTAGGTGAGGATCCGAACCAACTTTTGGGACCTGGAGATTTTTTCGGAGTGGTTGCTGCGATGAGCCAGCACGCTCAGATCGAATCCGCAATCGCTCTCACTGATGTTTCCTTAATTCAGGTTAGTTATGATCAGTTCGGAACTCTGATCCAAAAAAATACTCCGGTAGCGATGAAGATCATTCGCTACTTCTCCATGAAACTCAGACAGTTCGACTCTACGATCACTCGTCTGTCTTTCCGTACTGCAGTGGAAGAAGATCCGAATCAATTGTTCGCGATCGGAGAATATTACTTCAATCAAAAGAACACTCTTCACGCAGCGTACGCTTTCCAGAAATATCTGCAGTATCTTCCTAATGGTCAATTTGCTACTCAGGCAAAACTGAAATTACAAACAGTAAACCAACCGGTTGCTCCTCCTCCGATAGATTACACAAAGTTTAACCGTTCTTATGGTGATAACGAGATGATCTTTTGCGAGCATGAGCCAGGTAGAGAATTATATATCATCCAACACGGAAGAGTTAAGATCACTAAGATCGTGGACTCTAACGAAGTGCTTCTCGCGGTTTTACAAAGCGGGGACATTTTCGGAGAAATGGCGCTCTTAGATAATAAACCTAGATCCGCTTCTGCAATTGCTTGGGGAGAAGTTCAACTTCTTGCGATTAACAAAGCAAACTTCGAAGGAATGGTTAAGGCACAGCCACAATTGGCAACTAGGCTTATCACTCTTCTTTCGGAAAGGATTTGGACCGCTTATAAACAGCTTGCTAACTTGCTTATTTCAGATCCTCAAGGAAGGGTCGCTGATACATTACTCACTCTTGTGGAGAAAAATAGAGTTAAGGTGATTCCTAAATCCACATACAATTTCGAGATCGGTACTAAAGACTTGATCAAGATGGTTGGATTGACTTATCCTAAAGATGAGAACCTTGTTTTGGATCTGATCTCCAAAAACAAATTTATCAAATTGGATCAGGGAAAAATTTCCTGCACGGATCTTGTGGAATTAGAAAAGTTAGTACAAGCATTCCGCAAAAAATCTCAAATAGACGCTAAGATCAAAAAACGTGCCTAA
- a CDS encoding DNA-3-methyladenine glycosylase family protein produces the protein MPNTDREVHLRKAVLWLQKKDPTTKKIIQTIGPCTHKMIGNPYYVLIRSVISQQLSVQAARTMENRVKEYYGNGKQFPKPDVLVKLTKPQMRKAGLSFAKIEAVKLISKAYLDGSISDRKLSKLNDQEVLDLLCSIKGVGPWTAEMVLMFSLDRWDHFSYNDLILRKSIENNYGIPMNSKKEILEFTSGYSPYRTIFSWYLWRASVGIENL, from the coding sequence GTGCCTAATACAGATCGAGAGGTCCACTTGCGTAAAGCGGTCCTCTGGCTCCAGAAAAAAGACCCGACCACCAAAAAGATCATTCAAACCATCGGGCCCTGCACTCATAAGATGATTGGCAATCCTTACTATGTGCTGATCCGTTCAGTTATCAGCCAACAATTGTCCGTCCAGGCAGCAAGGACAATGGAGAATCGAGTCAAAGAATATTATGGAAACGGAAAGCAATTTCCTAAACCTGATGTTCTTGTAAAACTTACCAAACCCCAAATGAGAAAGGCAGGACTTTCATTTGCAAAAATCGAAGCTGTTAAACTGATCTCTAAGGCTTATTTAGATGGAAGTATCTCAGATCGAAAACTTTCTAAATTAAATGATCAGGAAGTTTTAGATCTTCTTTGCAGCATTAAAGGTGTGGGGCCTTGGACTGCGGAAATGGTATTGATGTTCTCTTTGGATCGTTGGGATCATTTTTCTTATAATGATCTGATTTTAAGAAAATCGATTGAAAATAATTACGGGATCCCGATGAATTCTAAAAAAGAAATTTTAGAATTCACTTCAGGATATTCTCCGTATCGTACTATTTTTTCTTGGTATTTATGGAGAGCTTCAGTAGGGATTGAAAATTTGTAA
- the gmd gene encoding GDP-mannose 4,6-dehydratase, with protein MKKALITGITGQDGSYLTELLLEKKYEVHGIVRRTSSLNRDRIEHLRGNPNLFLHYGDLTDSSNLNRVLEKVQPDEIYNLAAQSHVGVSFEVPEYTAEVDAVGTLRILDAIKQTGVKSRFYQASTSELYGKVQAVPQDEKTPFYPRSPYAVAKLYAYWAVVNYREAFGLHASNGILFNHESPRRGEGFVTRKITLGVAGLVSGKGGPIHLGNIDAKRDWGYAPDYVNMMWMMLQQSEPDDYVVATNETHTVREFIEESFRHLDIQVEWKGKGDQEKGYNKKDGKLLIEVDPNFYRPTEVDLLIGDPAKAKSKLGWEPKVKFKELVEIMIKADCKAAGINI; from the coding sequence ATGAAAAAGGCGCTTATTACAGGGATCACCGGACAGGACGGATCCTATCTTACTGAACTTCTTTTGGAAAAAAAATACGAAGTGCACGGGATCGTCCGTAGAACCAGCTCTTTAAATCGGGATCGGATCGAACATCTAAGAGGAAACCCTAACCTTTTTCTACATTACGGAGACTTAACTGATTCCAGTAACCTAAACAGGGTTTTGGAAAAAGTCCAACCGGACGAAATTTATAATCTAGCTGCTCAATCTCACGTAGGAGTTTCTTTTGAGGTTCCTGAATACACCGCAGAAGTAGACGCAGTCGGAACTTTAAGAATTTTAGATGCGATCAAACAAACAGGAGTGAAGTCCAGATTCTACCAAGCTTCCACTTCTGAATTGTACGGAAAAGTGCAAGCAGTTCCTCAAGACGAAAAAACGCCATTCTATCCAAGATCGCCTTACGCAGTCGCAAAATTATACGCATACTGGGCAGTAGTAAACTATAGAGAAGCATTCGGATTACATGCTTCTAACGGAATTTTATTCAATCACGAATCTCCAAGAAGGGGAGAAGGTTTCGTAACCAGAAAGATCACCCTTGGAGTCGCGGGACTCGTTTCCGGAAAAGGTGGCCCGATCCATTTGGGGAACATAGACGCAAAGAGAGACTGGGGATACGCGCCGGATTACGTAAACATGATGTGGATGATGTTACAGCAGTCAGAGCCGGACGATTACGTAGTAGCAACCAACGAAACGCATACAGTCAGAGAATTTATTGAGGAATCCTTTAGACATCTAGACATTCAAGTAGAATGGAAAGGAAAAGGTGACCAAGAGAAAGGTTATAATAAGAAGGACGGAAAACTTTTAATCGAAGTAGATCCTAATTTTTACAGACCAACCGAAGTGGATCTTCTGATCGGAGATCCTGCGAAAGCAAAATCAAAACTTGGTTGGGAACCTAAGGTCAAGTTCAAAGAACTAGTGGAGATCATGATCAAAGCTGATTGTAAAGCTGCCGGGATTAATATCTAA
- a CDS encoding MATE family efflux transporter produces the protein MASLYKKIRKLYRPSRLNVKILSLALPVVFGMLSQSLVWITDTVMIGYLGQNAIAAIGIGGTCYYTLVAFLIGFSMGIQIIVARRFGEGKRSEIGKVGVSTLYLSIFLGCFLSVSGAWVSEWIMFWIGPEKTVNSLGTEYLYFRFIGSGFYFLGFCFRGFMDGLGLTKAGFVSMAVTTIANIFFNWILIYGNLGFSPMGIGGAGLASSIAGLAGLLVFPIFFFYYKLGEYFEGVNLLPSKEHLIEIFKVGIPPGFEEGLVNVAFVIFSKIQGLISVLAVAASNVLFSTLSFAFLPGYAFGVAATTILGQAMGAKKYKLAYHSAFRSAFISAHVMGFIGLCFIFLGKTIVYAMTRDQTLVEECYPVLLLLGVIQIGDAYHMVIGAALRGAGLQNYVFRVYILLTYAVMLPLAYLFGIVWKGGTLGIWAAIFVWIASLSLIFIYEFRKKNWVKGTV, from the coding sequence TTGGCCTCTTTATATAAAAAAATACGCAAACTATATCGCCCGAGCCGATTGAATGTTAAAATCCTTTCTTTAGCACTGCCTGTAGTTTTCGGAATGTTAAGTCAGTCTTTGGTTTGGATTACGGATACCGTTATGATCGGATATCTCGGTCAAAATGCAATCGCGGCGATAGGTATAGGCGGGACATGTTATTACACTCTTGTTGCATTCCTCATCGGATTTTCAATGGGAATACAGATCATTGTCGCGAGAAGATTTGGAGAAGGTAAAAGATCCGAGATCGGAAAAGTAGGAGTTTCTACACTTTATCTCTCCATATTTTTAGGATGTTTCTTATCCGTATCCGGAGCGTGGGTTTCGGAATGGATTATGTTTTGGATCGGTCCTGAAAAAACGGTCAACTCACTCGGAACCGAATATTTATATTTTAGATTTATAGGCAGCGGATTTTATTTTTTAGGATTCTGTTTCAGAGGATTTATGGATGGTCTTGGATTAACCAAGGCAGGCTTTGTTTCCATGGCAGTAACTACTATTGCAAACATATTCTTTAATTGGATCTTGATATATGGAAACCTAGGATTTTCTCCTATGGGGATCGGAGGCGCAGGACTTGCATCTTCTATTGCGGGATTAGCAGGACTATTGGTATTCCCTATATTCTTTTTTTATTATAAACTAGGAGAATATTTCGAAGGAGTAAACCTTCTACCAAGCAAAGAACACTTAATAGAAATTTTCAAAGTGGGAATTCCTCCTGGCTTCGAAGAAGGTTTAGTCAACGTTGCATTCGTGATCTTCTCGAAAATCCAAGGATTGATCTCTGTGCTTGCAGTTGCAGCATCCAACGTTCTATTTTCTACTTTGAGTTTTGCATTTCTCCCCGGATACGCATTCGGAGTAGCTGCGACCACGATTTTAGGACAAGCGATGGGAGCGAAAAAATATAAATTAGCGTATCATTCTGCGTTTCGTTCCGCATTCATTTCAGCACATGTGATGGGATTCATAGGTTTATGTTTTATCTTCTTAGGAAAAACGATCGTATATGCGATGACTAGAGACCAAACCTTGGTAGAAGAATGTTATCCTGTACTTTTACTATTAGGAGTCATCCAAATCGGAGATGCATATCATATGGTAATCGGTGCTGCTTTAAGAGGAGCAGGCCTACAGAACTATGTCTTTAGGGTCTATATTCTTCTCACTTATGCAGTAATGCTTCCATTGGCTTATCTTTTCGGGATCGTATGGAAAGGTGGAACTCTTGGGATCTGGGCAGCTATATTCGTTTGGATCGCATCACTTTCCCTGATTTTCATCTATGAATTCAGAAAGAAGAATTGGGTAAAGGGGACGGTTTAA